One window of Triticum dicoccoides isolate Atlit2015 ecotype Zavitan chromosome 5A, WEW_v2.0, whole genome shotgun sequence genomic DNA carries:
- the LOC119299490 gene encoding uncharacterized protein LOC119299490, translating into TSRIAPGLVDAMEQGKKKHMGKLQKVLREQKARLYIIRHCVVMLLCWSD; encoded by the coding sequence ACCTCTCGCATTGCTCCCGGTCTGGTGGATGCCATGGAGCAGGGGAAGAAGAAGCATATGGGCAAGCTGCAGAAGGTCCTGAGGGAGCAGAAGGCCCGGCTCTACATCATCCGCCACTGCGTCGTCATGCTTCTCTGCTGGAGTGACTGA
- the LOC119301256 gene encoding uncharacterized protein LOC119301256: MGSVRSQGKQGGRVSRALKENRARLYIIRRCIVMLLCWHD; encoded by the coding sequence ATGGGGAGTGTGAGGAGCCAAGGCAAGCAAGGGGGGAGGGTGAGCAGAGCTCTGAAAGAGAACAGAGCCAGGCTCTACATCATCCGTAGGTGCATCGTCATGCTCCTTTGCTGGCATGACTGA